One window of the Rosa rugosa chromosome 3, drRosRugo1.1, whole genome shotgun sequence genome contains the following:
- the LOC133740909 gene encoding probable aspartic proteinase GIP1, giving the protein MPSPNTFLLLPFLLFMTSPSLSLPPALVAPISKDHSTLLYSLSLYLKTPLQPTKLHLDLGAAFTWLDCTKPYYNSSTYLHVPCGSPLCDSFHSFACGNCYEPPGPHCANDTCSLYPENPVSGKATLDNALLDALALHTTDGSAPGRLALLPQFAFSCSTSSLLKGLAKKVNGLVALGRSNHSLPAQVSTALSLPHYFALCLSGSVNASGAAFLGSKGPYIFNKIDVSKSLIYTPLVLNPVTRTVVKYGPSDEYFIGLTAIKVNGKTVPLNNTLLSIDQDSGFGGTTLTTDAPYTVMETSIFKAFVELFVRESSALNLTRTNVVKPFGVCYLAKDIVSTRAGPAVPTVDLLMEREDVIWRILGTNSMVKISKKGGVELWCLGFVDGGAKPRSSIMIGGHQMEDNLLQFDLESKRLGFSSSVLLQGTKCADFNFASAKVNL; this is encoded by the coding sequence ATGCCTTCTCCTAATACATTTCTTCTTTTGCCCTTCCTCTTATTCATGacttctccttctctttcccTCCCTCCGGCCCTCGTAGCGCCGATCTCAAAAGACCACTCTACTCTCCTCTACTCCCTCTCCCTCTACCTCAAAACCCCTCTCCAACCCACCAAGCTCCACCTCGACCTCGGCGCAGCCTTCACCTGGCTCGACTGCACCAAACCCTACTACAACTCCTCCACCTACCTCCACGTCCCCTGCGGCTCCCCTCTCTGCGACTCGTTTCACTCTTTTGCTTGCGGCAACTGCTACGAACCGCCCGGCCCGCATTGCGCCAACGACACGTGCTCTCTCTACCCGGAAAACCCTGTCTCCGGCAAGGCCACCTTGGACAACGCGCTCCTCGACGCTCTAGCCCTCCACACCACCGACGGCTCCGCTCCGGGTCGACTCGCTCTCCTCCCCCAGTTCGCCTTCTCGTGTTCCACCTCTTCTCTTCTCAAAGGCCTCGCCAAGAAAGTCAACGGCCTGGTCGCCCTAGGAAGGTCAAACCACTCCCTCCCGGCGCAGGTTAGCACCGCCCTCTCTCTGCCTCACTATTTTGCCCTGTGTCTCTCCGGTTCGGTCAATGCTTCTGGTGCAGCTTTCTTAGGATCCAAAGGGCCTTACATTTTTAACAAAATCGACGTCTCAAAGTCGCTTATTTACACTCCGCTGGTTTTGAACCCCGTCACGCGCACCGTAGTGAAGTATGGTCCTTCCGACGAGTATTTCATCGGCTTGACTGCCATAAAAGTCAACGGGAAAACGGTGCCGTTAAACAACACGTTATTAAGCATTGATCAGGATTCCGGCTTCGGCGGGACCACGTTAACTACGGATGCTCCGTACACCGTAATGGAAACTTCTATCTTCAAAGCTTTTGTTGAGTTGTTTGTGCGGGAATCCTCTGCTTTGAACCTCACGAGAACGAATGTGGTGAAGCCATTCGGTGTGTGCTACCTTGCGAAAGATATCGTGAGTACTCGTGCGGGGCCTGCTGTTCCGACCGTTGATCTCTTGATGGAGAGGGAGGATGTGATTTGGAGGATTCTTGGAACGAATTCAATGGTCAAGATTTCGAAGAAAGGAGGAGTGGAGTTGTGGTGTTTGGGGTTTGTGGACGGTGGGGCCAAACCGAGGTCTTCGATCATGATCGGAGGGCATCAAATGGAGGATAATCTCCTGCAATTTGATCTCGAGTCCAAGAGGTTAGGGTTTAGCTCATCAGTTTTGCTCCAAGGAACAAAATGTGCCGACTTCAATTTCGCTTCAGCAAAAGTTAATTTGTAA
- the LOC133740410 gene encoding acetyltransferase At1g77540-like — MATTDEVAGSAPKIVWNEAKQRFESEDQKAYIDYVLREKGKVMDLVHTYVPSSKRGLGLASHLCVAAFNHAKANSMSVIPTCSYVSVSNHLPPLSGFLLNSQLCVIKHGFLIWGFLS, encoded by the coding sequence ATGGCTACAACAGACGAGGTCGCAGGATCGGCTCCAAAGATAGTGTGGAACGAAGCGAAGCAGAGGTTCGAGTCAGAGGACCAGAAAGCCTACATAGACTACGTTCTCAGAGAAAAGGGGAAAGTGATGGACTTGGTTCACACCTATGTCCCATCTTCCAAGAGAGGCTTGGGCTTGGCCTCCCATCTCTGCGTTGCCGCCTTCAACCACGCCAAAGCCAACTCCATGTCCGTCATCCCCACCTGTTCTTACGTCTCTGTAAGTAACCACCTACCTCCCCTTTCTGGGTTCCTCTTGAATTCTCAGTTGTGTGTCATCAAACATGGTTTTTTGATTTGGGGATTTTTAAGCTGA